GCGATCCGCAGGCCGACGTAGAGGACATAGTCCTTCCCCCGGAGGGGCTCCGGAAGAGGTTCATCCCCCGGAGCACCGAAAAAGATCTCCTTCACCCACGGGTAGATCACGCGGATCTTCTCCGGCGGGAGCCCGAACTCCCGGACCAGGTCCCCTTTCACCGTCTCCGAGATCGTCACCACCGCCTCCGCCCCGTGGACCGCCCGCGAGAGGAGCCAGCGGAAACCGGCCTTGCGGTACCACGGCAACCGGAAATGCGGCGAGAAGACGGTGACGTCGTTGACGCTGACGATGTATCTCCCCGGTACGAACAGGGGGACATTGTGCCCGGGGAAGAAGAAGAGCCGCACCTTTCCCCGGAGGGAGCGAAGGAATACCGTTTTTTTCGCCAGGTCGCCGAACCCCATCGGGCCATACCCGACGAAGGTCGGCACGATCATCGGATGAGGGAACTGTTCGAGGAACCTCTCCTTGTACAAGGCGGGGACGATCGTGTGGATCTCCCCGACGTCGGCGTTCCCCGCAAACGCCGCCAGGAGGTTCTCGTAGACACGTCCGACCCCGGAGCAGCGATAGAACATTCCGTCCAGATAGAGGCTCATTCGACTGGGGCGCCGCAGAGGCGCTGGAAAAACGGAACGGCGGCCTCCCTCATCGCCGTGTAGGAGAACTTCTCGAAGGTCCGCCGGCGCGCATTCTCCCCGAGCCGTCCCCGGAGGACCGTGTCGGAAAGAAGCCGGTTGCACGCCTCCGCCAGGCCCGCGTCGTCCCCCACGTGGAAGGTGAGCCCCGTTTCCCCGTCGACGTTGACGTAGGTTACTCCGCTCGGAAGATCGCTGCTGACGACGGGCTTCCCGACCGCCATCGCTTCGATCTGGACGATCCCGAACCCCTCGAGCGCGGTGACGGATGGCAGGACGAAGAAGTCGCACCCGAGGTAGTACGGGCGGAGGTCGTCCACTCTCCCGAGAAGCCGAACCTTCTCTTCCAATCCCCTCGCCGCGATCTCCTTCCGGAGGGCCGCATCGAGCGGCCCGGTGCCGATGATGGCAATCCTGCAAGGGATCCGGTCCGCGGCCCGCAGGAGCGTTTCCAGCCCCTTGTACGGGACGAGCCGGCCCACGAAGAGCAGGAAGCCCCCTCCCATTGTCTTGCGGGTCTTCTCCGCGGCCCTCCGCTCCTCTTCGGACACCTCGAACCAACCGTCGGGGATCGCGTACGGGATGATGGCGGTGCGGTCGGCGAACCGGCGGAACGTGTCCGAACACGCTACGTGGTGGGGGGTGGCAGCCACGAATGCGTCGGCCTGTCGGAAAACCCACTCCTCGATCGGGCGGAACAGGCCGTAGAGCGCCCGCTTCCACCGCTCTTCCAGCAAGACGTCCGCGTGGTGCCAGACGACGATCTTCTCTCTCTTTCGCCGGAAAAGGAGCGACAGCGCGAGGGCCGCTACCGCCATCGGGTTCGGGTAATGGAGCAGGATCGCCTGGAAGCGACGCTCCTTCCGGAGATGGTGGAGAACCCGCGGAAGCGAGGGAAGGATCGGGATGAGCAGGATCGGTCCGCGTTCCTTCAGGTAATGAACGGTGGCGCCGCCGGACCGCTCGACGCGGGTGGGGCCGACCTTTGACGCGACGAGGCAGGTATTTTCGAGCCTCCCCGCCGTCGCCTCGGCGAAGCTCTTCACGACCACTTCCATCCCCCCGGGTTCGGGCGGGTAATATTTCCCGAGGTGGAGTATCCCGATCGGTCCGCCCATCGCGGGGATCAGCGGGCCGGGGCGCCCTGGCCCCGCTCCAGTTGCATCAGGCGGCCGCGCAGGTACGGATCGTCCACCTCCTGCAACGCGCTGCGAAGGCTTTGGATCGCTCCCGCGCGATCCCCCAGCATCAGGTACATGTTGGCCATCGTCTGGTAGGCGACGACCGGGGAGATCCCGAGAAAGGTGTAGTGATACGCCTCCTGGATGATGTGCCTCGGCAGGATCCCCTTCGGGATCTCATGGGCTTTGATGTATCCCCGCAGTTCCGGAGTGTTGCGGACGAAGATGACGAACAGGCCGTCGGAGAACACCAGCGACCAGTTCGGATCGTTGGCAAGAAGAGGCACGATGGGGAGGATCATCCCCGAGGAGTCCATCGTCTTCAGCACGAAGTACGTGATCCCGTACTTGTCGACGACCCGCTCCCACCCCGGCATCCCCCCGGTGACCGACTGGTGCTCCATGAACACCTGCTGGTTATAGGTCCGCCCGTCCAGAAACGTCAGGGCGCCGGGGTAGAGCTGCCAGTCGAGGAACCCGCCGATGTCGAAGAAGTTGAACATCCTTCCCGGGACGGGATTCCTCCGCAGGAACTCCGCCGCCTTGAAGGAGAACTTGTGC
Above is a genomic segment from Deltaproteobacteria bacterium containing:
- a CDS encoding glycosyltransferase, with translation MSLYLDGMFYRCSGVGRVYENLLAAFAGNADVGEIHTIVPALYKERFLEQFPHPMIVPTFVGYGPMGFGDLAKKTVFLRSLRGKVRLFFFPGHNVPLFVPGRYIVSVNDVTVFSPHFRLPWYRKAGFRWLLSRAVHGAEAVVTISETVKGDLVREFGLPPEKIRVIYPWVKEIFFGAPGDEPLPEPLRGKDYVLYVGLRIA
- a CDS encoding glycosyltransferase — protein: MGGPIGILHLGKYYPPEPGGMEVVVKSFAEATAGRLENTCLVASKVGPTRVERSGGATVHYLKERGPILLIPILPSLPRVLHHLRKERRFQAILLHYPNPMAVAALALSLLFRRKREKIVVWHHADVLLEERWKRALYGLFRPIEEWVFRQADAFVAATPHHVACSDTFRRFADRTAIIPYAIPDGWFEVSEEERRAAEKTRKTMGGGFLLFVGRLVPYKGLETLLRAADRIPCRIAIIGTGPLDAALRKEIAARGLEEKVRLLGRVDDLRPYYLGCDFFVLPSVTALEGFGIVQIEAMAVGKPVVSSDLPSGVTYVNVDGETGLTFHVGDDAGLAEACNRLLSDTVLRGRLGENARRRTFEKFSYTAMREAAVPFFQRLCGAPVE